A genomic region of Microlunatus sagamiharensis contains the following coding sequences:
- a CDS encoding winged helix-turn-helix domain-containing protein encodes MPPERLSPALARRVVLAAQGFGRRPLERPVGLRDVAGLARRLGQFQIDSINVVTRAHFVPAYSRLGPYDPALLERAAFAAPRQMFEYWGHAASLLDVELQPLLRFRMNEGAHSWGGVDRVARENPALVEHVRREVADRGPVSARQLEAEQQGDRDRSHWGWNWSAAKTVLEWLFYVGEVTSARRNAQFERVYDLPERVLPAHVLAQPTPTVEESVRGLVRRAAAALGVATEPALRDYFRTRPAATQQAVAELVSSGELVPVQVGVAKGSWYLWHEARLPRRLEARALLSPFDSLVFERARLEALFDFAYRIEIYVPEPRRAYGYYVYPFLLGDRFVARVDLKADRARGVLRVVSAWAEDPALHGRESVEVAEELAAELASMAAWQGLSAVEVLPRGDLAEALDAAVRRG; translated from the coding sequence GTGCCGCCGGAACGTCTGAGCCCCGCCCTCGCCCGCCGGGTCGTCCTGGCCGCGCAGGGCTTCGGGCGACGCCCGCTCGAGCGGCCCGTGGGGCTGCGCGACGTGGCTGGGCTGGCGAGGCGGCTCGGGCAGTTCCAGATCGACTCGATCAACGTCGTGACCCGCGCGCACTTCGTCCCCGCGTACTCGCGCCTCGGGCCGTACGACCCGGCGCTGCTGGAGCGCGCCGCGTTCGCCGCGCCCCGCCAGATGTTCGAGTACTGGGGGCACGCGGCGAGCCTGCTCGACGTCGAGCTGCAGCCGCTGCTGCGCTTCCGGATGAACGAGGGTGCGCACTCGTGGGGCGGGGTCGACCGGGTCGCCCGGGAGAACCCGGCGCTGGTCGAGCACGTGCGCCGCGAGGTCGCCGATCGCGGCCCGGTGAGCGCCCGGCAGCTCGAGGCCGAGCAGCAGGGTGACCGCGACCGCAGCCACTGGGGCTGGAACTGGTCGGCGGCCAAGACCGTGCTCGAGTGGCTCTTCTACGTCGGCGAGGTGACCTCCGCCCGCCGCAACGCGCAGTTCGAGCGCGTCTACGACCTGCCCGAGCGGGTGCTGCCCGCCCACGTCCTGGCGCAGCCGACGCCGACGGTGGAGGAGTCGGTCCGCGGCCTCGTCCGGCGGGCCGCGGCCGCGCTCGGCGTGGCCACCGAACCCGCCCTGCGCGACTACTTCCGGACCCGTCCGGCCGCGACCCAGCAGGCCGTGGCCGAGCTCGTCTCCTCCGGCGAGCTGGTGCCCGTCCAGGTCGGCGTGGCGAAGGGGTCCTGGTACCTGTGGCACGAGGCGCGCCTCCCGCGGCGGCTGGAGGCCCGCGCGCTGCTGAGCCCCTTCGACTCGCTCGTCTTCGAGCGGGCACGGCTCGAGGCGCTCTTCGACTTCGCCTACCGCATCGAGATCTACGTGCCCGAGCCCAGGCGCGCGTACGGCTACTACGTCTACCCGTTCCTGCTCGGGGACCGGTTCGTGGCCCGCGTCGACCTCAAGGCCGACCGGGCGCGCGGGGTCCTGCGCGTCGTGTCCGCCTGGGCGGAGGACCCGGCCCTGCACGGCCGGGAGAGCGTCGAGGTGGCCGAGGAGCTCGCGGCCGAGCTGGCCTCGATGGCCGCCTGGCAGGGCCTCTCCGCGGTCGAGGTGCTCCCGCGCGGAGACCTCGCCGAGGCCCTCGACGCGGCCGTGCGCCGGGGCTGA
- the hpf gene encoding ribosome hibernation-promoting factor, HPF/YfiA family: MDVVVKSRHCTVADEFRALVEEKLARLEKLDDRVIRVEVEVTEERNKRQHDQAHCVEITLRSKGPVVRAEAASTDKTAALDMALDRVMAQLRKAADRKKVHRGQHAPASLRVATPPDLGSGPDQDGPEDESDTRVVAGMQVQGDGPLVVREKQHAAEPMTLDQALLAMELVGHDFFLYVDADHEHRPSVVYRRHGYDYGVIRLETSEAVAHAG, translated from the coding sequence ATGGATGTTGTCGTGAAGAGCCGGCACTGCACGGTGGCGGACGAGTTCCGCGCGCTGGTCGAGGAAAAGCTCGCCCGGCTCGAGAAGCTCGACGACCGGGTCATCCGGGTCGAGGTCGAGGTCACCGAGGAACGGAACAAGCGGCAGCACGACCAGGCGCACTGCGTCGAGATCACCCTGAGGAGCAAGGGCCCGGTCGTCCGGGCCGAGGCGGCCAGCACCGACAAGACCGCCGCGCTGGACATGGCGCTGGACCGCGTGATGGCCCAGCTGCGCAAGGCCGCCGACCGCAAGAAGGTCCACCGCGGCCAGCACGCCCCCGCCTCGCTCCGCGTGGCCACGCCGCCCGACCTCGGGTCGGGGCCCGACCAGGACGGCCCCGAGGACGAGAGCGACACCCGCGTCGTCGCCGGCATGCAGGTCCAGGGCGACGGGCCCCTCGTCGTGCGGGAGAAGCAGCACGCCGCCGAGCCGATGACGCTCGACCAGGCGTTGCTCGCCATGGAGCTGGTGGGGCACGACTTCTTCCTCTACGTCGACGCCGACCACGAGCACCGCCCGAGCGTCGTCTACCGCCGCCACGGCTACGACTACGGCGTGATCCGCCTCGAGACGTCCGAGGCCGTCGCGCACGCCGGCTGA
- a CDS encoding ComF family protein — protein sequence MTHPTAAGWRDAAGDLLLGARCHGCGRPAWTLCDGCRADLAALRPAPRAPDPCPDGFPRTWSAGPYGRLARNLVSAHKERSALGLTTLLGEALALAVLGLLDESGLLDGGGGDAAPVHLVPVPSARSAVRARGFDAGLALARAAARRLPRARAAPLLVPARRVADQSGLGALERHANLAGAFRLRRRWWSHPDRRGPAAGRGVVVVVDDVVTSGASLVEAVRALEAGGVEVLGAATVAATVRRHRASGPDAPTSWAVSGWV from the coding sequence GTGACCCACCCGACCGCCGCCGGCTGGCGCGACGCCGCCGGCGACCTCCTCCTCGGCGCGCGCTGCCACGGCTGCGGCCGTCCGGCCTGGACCCTGTGCGACGGCTGCCGCGCCGACCTGGCGGCCCTGCGACCGGCCCCGCGGGCGCCCGACCCCTGCCCGGACGGCTTCCCGCGCACCTGGTCGGCGGGACCGTACGGCCGGCTCGCCCGCAACCTGGTGAGCGCGCACAAGGAGCGCTCGGCGCTCGGGCTGACCACGCTGCTCGGGGAGGCGCTCGCCCTCGCCGTGCTGGGGCTGCTCGACGAGAGCGGGCTGCTCGACGGCGGGGGAGGCGACGCCGCGCCCGTCCACCTGGTGCCGGTCCCGTCGGCGCGGAGCGCGGTCCGGGCGCGCGGCTTCGACGCTGGGCTCGCACTGGCCCGGGCGGCGGCCCGTCGGCTCCCGCGGGCACGGGCGGCGCCGCTGCTGGTGCCGGCGCGCCGGGTGGCCGACCAGAGCGGCCTCGGGGCGCTCGAGAGGCACGCGAACCTCGCCGGTGCGTTCCGACTGCGGCGCCGCTGGTGGTCGCACCCGGACCGTCGTGGTCCGGCCGCCGGACGGGGCGTCGTGGTGGTCGTCGACGACGTCGTGACCAGCGGCGCGAGCCTGGTCGAGGCCGTCCGCGCGCTGGAGGCGGGCGGGGTCGAGGTGCTCGGGGCGGCCACCGTGGCCGCGACCGTGCGGCGCCACCGGGCGAGCGGTCCGGACGCCCCCACCTCCTGGGCGGTCTCCGGATGGGTCTAA
- a CDS encoding GerMN domain-containing protein yields the protein MRRTGRTGLTGLVVALTLLLAGCVGVPTSGRVERVQGQEQACQNCVNVEVSPPSPGDDPRQVVEGFLRANAYYQSGYSVAKQYLTREAAQDWKPETGATVYDLDAVSVKDDQVSLSGRTLGTLAADRSYQARGGDFAQTFTVSRQDGEWRIATPPAGLLVADYAFDRSYATYDLYFLANGRPSDQPGAVQSPVLVPDPIWLPQFRNPGRVASALVKALLTGPTSWLAPAVTTAIPPGTTLSVDSVTITDGVASVALSDAVLSLPDAQRSLLAAQIVYTLKDALAVRGVLITVNQQGFRVPESDPTTLVVPTTAISSQLDPVSPNAGNQLYVVQAGKVALADGSTGELRPFSGDLGSTSISSLAVSVTDTDLAAVTDGRTRLVEATTAGAGTKARTVLSGVTDLSRPQFTRFGELWALGRQGGRQQLWRIADGAKPVLAPDLDGRDITAFSFSPDGVRVAFIERVRGGQRLLVGHVDRGDGVEVKGVRELDTRQSDSPQLTQLKDLAWLDATHVMVLGAATAKDTAGPYAVSEDASSVVGQGEALAWNPVEVAVLLRTQSAIVRSQNGQTWRDQGTTWVPFVKDVDAVAYPG from the coding sequence GTGAGGCGCACGGGCCGGACCGGGCTGACCGGGCTGGTCGTGGCCTTGACGCTGCTGCTCGCCGGCTGCGTCGGCGTGCCGACCTCGGGCCGGGTCGAGCGGGTGCAGGGCCAGGAGCAGGCCTGCCAGAACTGCGTGAACGTCGAGGTCTCGCCGCCCTCGCCGGGCGACGACCCGCGCCAGGTCGTGGAGGGCTTCCTGCGCGCGAACGCCTACTACCAGTCGGGCTACTCCGTCGCCAAGCAGTACCTCACCCGCGAGGCGGCGCAGGACTGGAAGCCGGAGACGGGCGCCACGGTCTACGACCTCGACGCGGTGAGCGTCAAGGACGACCAGGTCAGCCTCAGCGGCCGCACGCTCGGCACCCTGGCCGCGGACCGCTCGTACCAGGCGCGCGGCGGGGACTTCGCGCAGACCTTCACCGTCTCCCGCCAGGACGGGGAGTGGCGCATCGCCACCCCGCCGGCGGGGCTGCTCGTCGCCGACTACGCCTTCGACCGCAGCTACGCCACCTACGACCTCTACTTCCTCGCCAACGGGCGTCCGAGCGACCAGCCGGGCGCGGTGCAGAGCCCGGTCCTGGTGCCGGACCCGATCTGGCTGCCCCAGTTCCGCAACCCCGGTCGCGTGGCGTCGGCCCTGGTCAAGGCGCTGCTGACCGGGCCCACCTCCTGGCTGGCGCCCGCGGTGACGACCGCGATCCCGCCGGGCACCACGCTCAGCGTCGACTCGGTGACCATCACCGACGGCGTCGCCTCCGTCGCGCTCAGCGACGCGGTGCTCTCCCTGCCCGACGCGCAGCGCTCGCTGCTCGCGGCGCAGATCGTCTACACGCTCAAGGACGCCCTGGCCGTGCGCGGCGTGCTCATCACGGTCAACCAGCAGGGGTTCCGGGTGCCGGAGAGCGACCCGACGACGCTCGTGGTGCCGACGACGGCGATCTCCAGCCAGCTCGACCCGGTGAGCCCCAACGCGGGCAACCAGCTCTACGTCGTCCAGGCCGGCAAGGTCGCCCTGGCCGACGGCTCCACCGGCGAGCTGCGTCCCTTCAGCGGCGACCTCGGCAGCACCTCGATCTCCTCGCTGGCGGTGTCGGTCACCGACACCGACCTGGCCGCGGTCACCGACGGGCGGACGCGGCTCGTGGAGGCGACGACGGCCGGGGCCGGCACCAAGGCCCGCACGGTGCTGTCCGGCGTCACCGACCTGAGCCGTCCGCAGTTCACGCGGTTCGGCGAGCTGTGGGCGCTGGGGCGCCAGGGCGGGCGCCAGCAGCTGTGGCGCATCGCCGACGGCGCCAAGCCGGTGCTCGCCCCCGACCTCGACGGCCGCGACATCACCGCGTTCAGCTTCTCGCCCGACGGCGTACGGGTGGCCTTCATCGAGCGGGTCCGGGGCGGCCAGCGGCTGCTCGTCGGCCACGTCGACCGCGGCGACGGGGTGGAGGTCAAGGGGGTGCGCGAGCTCGACACCCGCCAGTCCGACAGCCCGCAGCTGACCCAGCTCAAGGACCTGGCCTGGCTCGACGCCACCCACGTGATGGTCCTGGGCGCGGCGACGGCCAAGGACACCGCGGGGCCGTACGCGGTCAGCGAGGACGCCTCGTCGGTCGTCGGGCAGGGGGAGGCCCTGGCCTGGAACCCGGTCGAGGTCGCCGTGCTGCTGCGGACGCAGTCGGCGATCGTCCGCAGCCAGAACGGGCAGACCTGGCGCGACCAGGGGACCACGTGGGTGCCGTTCGTCAAGGACGTGGACGCGGTCGCCTACCCGGGCTGA
- the mtrB gene encoding MtrAB system histidine kinase MtrB: MPAGLGAVGDTLQGGPGTQLAGRLRAVARGGWWRSPLGLWSRSLPLRVTSTVFLASVVVLVLGGLLLMQQATSGVLNGKRESAANEARQAVNTAQAQLNATDLSGEVNVDKLLYDLAYGFAGRSGGSEQYQVIILARGQTITAGSATSDSIPTALRAQVDAGSSDLLITPTQVFYDDGRPPVAGLAAGSGLTLPGTGRYAIYLVFPLTQEVSTLAVLQTAVVSTGAVLVLMLTLIAALVARQVVTPVREAARAAENLASGNLHDRMRVRGQDDVALLATSMNNMAAEMEKQITTLSELSQVQQRFVSDVSHELRTPLTTVRMAAEVLHDARDDFDPIAARSAELLQTELDRFELLLNDLLEISRFDAGAATLTPVGTDLRSIVERVVDAQEPLARAYAVRVGIHAEGDTTAEVDVRRIERILRNLMTNAIEHSEGRPVDVLLAGDEEAVAVAVRDHGVGFEASQAKQVFLRFWRADPARARTVGGTGLGLAISMEDANLHGGWLTAWGRPGLGAQFRLTVPRQAGGVLQTSPLPMAPRDLPLVPVPVLEDEEPVEDQVPVDGPSSVGALAGTGWQPGRGPS; encoded by the coding sequence GTGCCGGCCGGGCTCGGTGCCGTCGGCGATACCCTCCAGGGCGGTCCGGGGACGCAGCTCGCCGGGCGCCTCCGCGCTGTCGCCCGCGGGGGCTGGTGGCGCAGCCCGCTGGGGCTGTGGTCGCGCTCCCTCCCGCTGCGCGTGACCTCGACGGTCTTCCTCGCCTCGGTCGTGGTGCTCGTGCTCGGCGGGCTGCTGCTCATGCAGCAGGCGACGAGCGGCGTGCTCAACGGCAAGCGCGAGAGCGCGGCCAACGAGGCCCGCCAGGCCGTCAACACCGCCCAGGCCCAGCTCAACGCGACCGACCTGTCCGGGGAGGTCAACGTCGACAAGCTGCTCTACGACCTGGCGTACGGCTTCGCGGGCCGCTCCGGGGGCAGCGAGCAGTACCAGGTGATCATCCTGGCGCGCGGCCAGACGATCACCGCCGGCAGCGCCACGTCGGACAGCATCCCGACCGCCTTGCGCGCGCAGGTCGACGCCGGCTCCTCCGACCTGCTCATCACCCCGACCCAGGTGTTCTACGACGACGGCCGCCCGCCGGTGGCGGGCCTCGCCGCGGGCTCGGGGCTCACGCTGCCCGGCACCGGCCGCTACGCCATCTACCTCGTCTTCCCGCTGACCCAGGAGGTCTCGACCCTCGCGGTGCTGCAGACCGCCGTGGTCAGCACGGGTGCGGTGCTGGTGCTCATGCTGACCCTCATCGCCGCCCTGGTCGCGCGCCAGGTCGTCACCCCGGTCCGCGAGGCGGCCCGCGCGGCGGAGAACCTCGCCTCGGGCAACCTGCACGACCGCATGCGCGTCCGCGGCCAGGACGACGTCGCGCTGCTCGCCACGTCGATGAACAACATGGCCGCGGAGATGGAGAAGCAGATCACCACGCTGTCGGAGCTGTCGCAGGTGCAGCAGCGCTTCGTCTCCGACGTCAGCCACGAGCTCCGCACCCCCTTGACGACGGTGCGGATGGCCGCGGAGGTGCTGCACGACGCGCGCGACGACTTCGACCCGATCGCCGCCCGCTCGGCGGAGCTGCTGCAGACCGAGCTGGACCGCTTCGAGCTGCTGCTCAACGACCTGCTCGAGATCTCCCGCTTCGACGCCGGCGCGGCGACGCTCACGCCGGTGGGGACCGACCTGCGCAGCATCGTCGAGCGCGTGGTCGACGCGCAGGAGCCGCTCGCGCGGGCGTACGCGGTCCGCGTCGGCATCCACGCCGAGGGCGACACGACCGCCGAGGTGGACGTCCGCCGGATCGAGCGCATCCTGCGCAACCTGATGACGAACGCCATCGAGCACAGCGAGGGCCGCCCCGTCGACGTGCTGCTGGCCGGCGACGAGGAGGCGGTCGCCGTGGCCGTCCGCGACCACGGCGTCGGCTTCGAGGCCAGCCAGGCCAAGCAGGTCTTCCTCCGCTTCTGGCGGGCCGACCCGGCCCGGGCGCGCACCGTCGGCGGCACCGGCCTGGGCCTGGCCATCTCCATGGAGGACGCCAACCTGCACGGCGGCTGGCTGACCGCGTGGGGGCGCCCGGGCCTGGGGGCGCAGTTCCGGTTGACGGTGCCGCGCCAGGCCGGCGGGGTGCTGCAGACGTCGCCGCTGCCCATGGCGCCGCGCGACCTGCCCCTCGTCCCGGTGCCCGTCCTCGAGGACGAGGAGCCGGTCGAGGACCAGGTCCCCGTGGACGGCCCGAGCTCGGTCGGCGCGCTCGCCGGGACCGGCTGGCAGCCCGGACGGGGGCCGTCGTGA
- the mtrA gene encoding MtrAB system response regulator MtrA, protein MAGGSTAGSTDQNEPGSARPRVLVVDDDAALAEMLSIVLRNEGFEPFWCAYGDKALASFRENHPDLVLLDVMLPGREGVDVCRDIRAESGVPIVMLTAKTDTVDVVAGLEAGADDYVSKPFKAKELVARIRTRLRRLPTAVEEGEADTLPVGDLTISVDGHSVKRDGTQIALTPLEFDLLLALARRPWQVFSREVLLEQVWGYRHAADTRLVNVHVQRLRSKIERDPEHPEIVVTVRGIGYKAGEPVRA, encoded by the coding sequence GTGGCAGGCGGCTCGACCGCAGGTTCGACCGACCAGAACGAGCCGGGGTCCGCGCGCCCACGGGTGCTGGTGGTCGACGACGACGCCGCGCTGGCCGAGATGCTGTCGATCGTGCTGCGCAACGAGGGCTTCGAGCCGTTCTGGTGCGCGTACGGGGACAAGGCGCTCGCGTCGTTCCGGGAGAACCACCCCGACCTCGTGCTCCTCGACGTGATGCTCCCCGGGCGTGAGGGGGTCGACGTCTGCCGCGACATCCGCGCCGAGTCCGGCGTCCCGATCGTCATGCTCACGGCCAAGACCGACACCGTCGACGTCGTCGCCGGGCTCGAGGCCGGCGCGGACGACTACGTCTCCAAGCCCTTCAAGGCCAAGGAGCTCGTCGCCCGCATCCGCACCCGGCTGCGCCGCCTGCCGACCGCGGTGGAGGAGGGCGAGGCCGACACCCTCCCCGTCGGCGACCTGACGATCAGCGTGGACGGCCACTCCGTCAAGCGCGACGGGACGCAGATCGCCCTGACGCCGCTGGAGTTCGACCTGCTGCTGGCGCTGGCCCGCCGCCCGTGGCAGGTATTCAGCCGCGAGGTCCTGCTCGAGCAGGTCTGGGGCTACCGGCACGCCGCGGACACCCGGCTGGTCAACGTGCACGTGCAGCGGCTGCGCTCCAAGATCGAGCGCGACCCCGAGCACCCCGAGATCGTGGTGACGGTCCGTGGCATCGGTTACAAGGCCGGCGAGCCCGTCCGCGCCTGA
- a CDS encoding YqgE/AlgH family protein — translation MAERRPRPGDLLVASVLLADGVFNATVVLVLDADGDGALGVVLNEVSPTALDAVLPDWVSVVSEPRLLFHGGPVSPNGAICLAKVRTSGEEPPGWRRLFGDVGLLHLDTPVEIVTGAYDDLRIFAGYAGWGAGQLEAEIEEGMWHVVDAEAGDVFGEEPLELWRAVLRRQRGPLAVFSTWSEDPAQN, via the coding sequence GTGGCTGAGCGCCGGCCGCGGCCGGGCGACCTCCTGGTCGCGAGCGTGCTCCTGGCCGACGGCGTCTTCAACGCCACCGTCGTGCTCGTCCTCGACGCCGACGGCGACGGCGCGCTCGGCGTGGTGCTGAACGAGGTGTCACCGACCGCGCTCGACGCGGTGCTGCCCGACTGGGTCTCCGTCGTCTCCGAGCCCCGGCTGCTCTTCCACGGCGGCCCCGTCTCGCCCAACGGGGCCATCTGCCTGGCCAAGGTGCGCACCAGCGGCGAGGAGCCGCCCGGCTGGCGGCGGCTGTTCGGCGACGTGGGGCTGCTGCACCTGGACACGCCCGTCGAGATCGTCACGGGCGCGTACGACGACCTCCGCATCTTCGCGGGGTACGCGGGCTGGGGCGCCGGTCAGCTCGAGGCGGAGATCGAGGAGGGCATGTGGCACGTGGTCGACGCCGAGGCCGGTGACGTCTTCGGCGAGGAGCCCCTCGAGCTCTGGCGGGCCGTGCTCCGCCGCCAGCGCGGTCCCCTGGCCGTCTTCTCCACCTGGAGCGAGGACCCGGCGCAGAACTGA
- a CDS encoding VanZ family protein codes for MTGAAVVAVAVHLWGLYRDAGPPSAPWFPNADKAEHLVGFGLPCFLVLLALHLHALAAGRRLRGRTIALVVGLFVLHAVVSEVVQGVAYTTRSGDPYDALADLAGTALGLLGHLLVRRRGGRRG; via the coding sequence GTGACCGGCGCGGCGGTCGTCGCGGTCGCCGTGCACCTGTGGGGGCTCTACCGCGACGCCGGCCCGCCGTCGGCGCCGTGGTTCCCGAACGCGGACAAGGCCGAGCACCTGGTGGGCTTCGGGCTGCCCTGCTTCCTCGTCCTGCTCGCGCTGCACCTGCACGCCCTCGCGGCCGGGCGCCGGCTGCGCGGGCGCACCATCGCCCTCGTCGTCGGGCTGTTCGTCCTGCACGCGGTGGTCAGCGAGGTGGTCCAGGGCGTCGCGTACACGACCCGCTCGGGCGACCCGTACGACGCGCTGGCCGACCTCGCCGGCACCGCGCTCGGGCTGCTCGGCCACCTGCTGGTCCGGCGGCGGGGAGGACGCCGTGGCTGA
- a CDS encoding NAD-dependent malic enzyme produces the protein MSAVPSVSYSITVRLEVPAGGTSVSQLTTAVEQAGGIVTALDVTASGHERLRMDVTVAARDTNHADEIVDVMAAVPGVVIGKVSDRTFLMHLGGKIEMQTKHPIRNRDDLSMIYTPGVARVCLAIAKNKDDARRLTVKRNSIAVISDGSAVLGLGNIGPEAALPVMEGKAALFKRFAGIDAWPLVLDTQDVDEIITVAKAVAPGFAGINLEDISAPRCFEVERRLREQLDIPVFHDDQHGTAIVVLAALYNALRVVGKHITDVRIVMSGAGAAGTAIIKLLLAAGAGDIVVADIEGVVHRSRDGLVGELLWLAEHTNRLDVTGSLREAVAGADVFIGVSAPNVLRGEDVATMADQAIVFALANPEPEVDPAEAARHAAVVATGRSDFPNQINNVLAFPGVFRGLLDAQSSEITETMLLAAARALAGVVSDAELNAAYITPSVFNPDVHTAVAAAVRKAAGGPAELPVDPDAADAEVTV, from the coding sequence GTGAGCGCCGTCCCCTCTGTGTCGTACTCGATCACCGTCCGGCTGGAGGTGCCCGCGGGCGGCACGTCGGTCAGCCAGCTGACCACCGCCGTGGAGCAGGCGGGCGGCATCGTGACCGCCCTCGACGTCACCGCCTCGGGCCACGAGCGGCTCCGGATGGACGTCACCGTGGCCGCGCGCGACACCAACCACGCCGACGAGATCGTCGACGTGATGGCGGCGGTCCCCGGCGTCGTCATCGGCAAGGTCAGCGACCGGACCTTCCTCATGCACCTCGGCGGCAAGATCGAGATGCAGACCAAGCACCCGATCCGCAACCGCGACGACCTGTCGATGATCTACACCCCCGGCGTGGCCCGGGTGTGCCTGGCGATCGCCAAGAACAAGGACGACGCCCGGCGCCTGACGGTCAAGCGCAACTCGATCGCGGTCATCTCCGACGGCTCGGCGGTCCTCGGTCTCGGCAACATCGGTCCGGAGGCCGCGCTGCCGGTGATGGAGGGCAAGGCGGCGCTGTTCAAGCGGTTCGCCGGCATCGACGCCTGGCCGCTGGTCCTCGACACCCAGGACGTCGACGAGATCATCACCGTGGCGAAGGCGGTCGCGCCGGGCTTCGCCGGGATCAACCTCGAGGACATCTCCGCGCCGCGCTGCTTCGAGGTCGAGCGCCGGCTGCGCGAGCAGCTGGACATCCCCGTCTTCCACGACGACCAGCACGGCACCGCGATCGTCGTCCTGGCCGCGCTCTACAACGCCCTGCGCGTCGTCGGCAAGCACATCACCGACGTCCGCATCGTCATGTCGGGCGCCGGCGCGGCGGGCACGGCCATCATCAAGCTCCTGCTCGCCGCCGGCGCGGGCGACATCGTCGTGGCCGACATCGAGGGCGTCGTGCACCGCAGCCGCGACGGCCTGGTGGGGGAGCTGCTCTGGCTCGCCGAGCACACCAACCGCCTCGACGTCACCGGCTCGCTGCGCGAGGCCGTGGCCGGGGCGGACGTGTTCATCGGCGTGTCCGCGCCCAACGTGCTCCGCGGCGAGGACGTCGCGACCATGGCCGACCAGGCCATCGTCTTCGCGCTGGCCAACCCCGAGCCCGAGGTCGACCCCGCCGAGGCGGCCCGCCACGCCGCGGTGGTCGCCACCGGCCGCTCGGACTTCCCCAACCAGATCAACAACGTCCTGGCCTTCCCCGGCGTCTTCCGCGGCCTGCTCGACGCGCAGTCCTCCGAGATCACCGAGACGATGCTCCTGGCCGCCGCCCGCGCGCTGGCGGGCGTGGTCTCCGACGCGGAGCTGAACGCCGCCTACATCACCCCGAGCGTCTTCAACCCCGACGTGCACACGGCGGTGGCCGCCGCCGTGCGCAAGGCCGCCGGCGGCCCGGCCGAGCTCCCGGTCGACCCCGACGCCGCGGACGCCGAAGTCACGGTGTGA